A window from Kluyveromyces lactis strain NRRL Y-1140 chromosome E complete sequence encodes these proteins:
- a CDS encoding uncharacterized protein (conserved hypothetical protein): MGLLDSVKSYASKQSESGEDLVKKAEGYLGEERLGQIKTKVGEENFKKFEDQARSFLGESSEKKDSTETSGSAETSTESKKN, translated from the coding sequence ATGGGTTTGTTAGACAGTGTTAAGAGCTACGCATCGAAACAAAGTGAAAGCGGTGAAGATTTGGTCAAGAAGGCTGAGGGTTACTTGGGTGAAGAAAGATTGGGTCAAATCAAGACTAAGGTCGGAGAagaaaacttcaagaaGTTCGAAGACCAAGCTAGATCTTTCTTGGGTGAATCTTCCGAAAAGAAGGACTCTACTGAAACCTCTGGTTCAGCCGAAACCTCTACCGAGTCTAAAAAGAACTAA
- the SRP40 gene encoding Srp40p (some similarities with uniprot|P32583 Saccharomyces cerevisiae YKR092C SRP40 Suppressor of mutant AC40 subunit of RNA polymerase I and III nucleolar protein that is immunologically and structurally related to rat Nopp140 a nonribosomal protein of the nucleolus and coiled bodies), with protein sequence MSVKKQSSKSSVPKLTKKDDKKVKSSSSGSESSSNSSDSSSSGSGSGSGSGSDSDSDSGSDSSSSSSSDSESNSDSSSSSSSSSSSSSSSDSDSSSDSDSSSSSDSSSSSDSDSDSDSSSSASSESDDEDEKDIKIKIKDEKSEPVAVEVKVSKSSNSDSESSSDSSSDSDSSSDSSSDSDSDSNSSSSSSSDSDSDSSSSSSSDSSSDSSSDSDSDSDSDSDSDSDSSSDSSSSSSDSDSSDSETAVETETNSKRPLETESDSTENSKESSQEPSTKKQMISAGVDEVLPGQRKHFSRVEREKIAFEHEVLTDNTYKGAAGTWGEMANDKLSRVRGKDFTKNKNKMKRGSYRGGSITMASGSYKFTD encoded by the coding sequence ATGAGTGTTAAGAAGCAAAGTTCCAAGTCTTCAGTGCCAAAATTGACGAAGAAAGATGACAAAAAGGTAAAATCATCGTCAAGTGGTTCAGAGTCTAGTTCCAATTCCAGCGACAGCTCGAGTTCAGGTTCAGGTTCAGGTTCAGGTTCAGGTTCAGATTCGGATTCGGATTCTGGCTCAGACTCTAGTTCAAGCTCTAGCTCAGATTCAGAATCGAACTCTGATAGTAGCTCCAGTTCCAGTTCCAGTTCCAGTTCCAGTTCCAGTTCAGACTCAGACTCCAGTTCAGACTCAGATTCTAGTTCCAGCTCAGACTCTAGTTCCAGCTCAGACTCTGATTCCGACTCAGACTCTAGCTCCAGTGCCAGCTCAGAATCCGATGATGAGGACGAAAAAGACATCAAAATTAAGataaaagatgaaaaatcTGAGCCAGTAGCAGTGGAAGTAAAGGTGTCGAAATCGTCAAACTCGGACTCGGAATCTAGTTCTGATTCTAGCTCCGATTCAGACTCTAGCTCCGATTCAAGCTCTGACTCAGACTCCGATTCAAACTCTAGCTCTAGCTCTAGTTCAGATTCAGATTCAGACTCTAGCTCTAGCTCCAGCTCGGACTCTAGTTCGGACTCTAGTTCAGACTCAGACTCAGACTCAGACTCAGACTCAGACTCAGACTCAGATTCGTCCTCAGATTCGTCCTCCTCATCTAGCGACTCCGATAGCAGCGATAGCGAAACTGCAGTAGAAACCGAAACCAACAGCAAACGTCCTCTTGAAACTGAATCTGATTCCACTgaaaattccaaagaatcatCACAAGAAccttcaacaaagaaacaaatgatttcAGCTGGCGTTGATGAAGTATTGCCTggacaaagaaaacatttCTCCAGAGTCGAAAGAGAGAAGATTGCATTTGAACACGAAGTCCTGACAGATAATACATACAAAGGTGCCGCAGGTACCTGGGGTGAAATGGCCAACGATAAGTTGAGCCGTGTGAGAGGAAAAGATTTCActaaaaataaaaacaagatgaaaagaGGTTCTTACAGAGGTGGGTCTATCACTATGGCTTCTGGCTCCTATAAGTTTACTGATTGA
- the NDC80 gene encoding kinetochore-associated Ndc80 complex subunit NDC80 (similar to uniprot|P40460 Saccharomyces cerevisiae YIL144W TID3 Component of the evolutionarily conserved kinetochore-associated Ndc80 complex (Ndc80p-Nuf2p-Spc24p-Spc25p) conserved coiled-coil protein involved in chromosome segregation spindle checkpoint activity kinetochore assembly and clustering) encodes MDELRDIRTTGPEDVLNSVDPYRYTSQIPNGKSNNGLNAKMNGNNTLTNMINRSIAKNMGQNASSGSMRRSMRQSLRNSLPRSSIGPQQQQQMNSTQNSTYHNTARDPRPLRDKNFQNLLQQEIFSYLTDQKFDVETNHPISLKSLKQPTQKDFIYMFKWLYLRLDPGYVFTKSLEHEVYSILRTIHYPYLATINKSQISAVGGSNWPKFVGMLHWLVIINKKLDECLEHLDVSINNQVTQDITVLNQPLKTAEEQEKKQEKYELMVERLFIDYITESYKSFLRLEDDYEPYLHDLELSFQRFVHIIETDIAQLTSTTEHLSVECESIVAKNYELKNIKEKNTGLEQEYKRLSHGVQITQAKSKEWPDKLKEIEDEIDKKKRDIRQVSLQIDELTSVLKRKNISGEEIEHKNKESDSISKSLDTVSSRLDQFTGLVRQQRLETESVYKNLQDTLKQYKSATEGLVIARKNLGDHIDESSIELVLPSDLMSEEMIGLTVEELIGDKKSFTDPIKKNLNKIAEDIKMRITNIQTENSKLQIKLEDLRNEITTKNEDLDQLEQQLSSIKSEYEEYRQESQSQLLSQNIKIEKLERKIQNARVESQQKISSIEREAEETRLKLEELKLLQNRERLELHNKVIQLIEYVSNFKINTQSSIEELQNATQKELQRLQTEV; translated from the coding sequence GCAGCATGCGTCGGTCTATGAGACAGAGTTTGAGAAACTCACTTCCACGTAGTTCCATAGGTCcacaacaacagcagcagatGAATTCCACTCAAAATAGTACATATCATAATACTGCAAGAGATCCGAGGCCACTTAGGGACAAGAACTTCCAGAATCTGTTGCAGCAAGAGATTTTCAGTTATCTAACGGATCAGAAATTTGATGTCGAGACTAACCATCCAATCTCTTTGAAGTCATTGAAACAGCCAACGCAGAAAGATTTTATTTATATGTTCAAATGGTTGTACCTTAGGCTGGATCCGGGTTACGTGTTTACGAAATCGTTAGAGCATGAAGTTTATTCGATTTTGAGAACTATTCATTATCCATACTTGGCCACGATAAATAAATCTCAGATATCAGCTGTGGGTGGGTCCAATTGGCCAAAATTCGTTGGAATGCTTCATTGGTTGGTAATAATCAATAAAAAGTTGGATGAATGTCTAGAGCATTTGGATGTATCAATTAACAATCAAGTGACGCAAGATATTACTGTGCTAAACCAGCCTTTGAAAACTGCCGAAGAgcaagagaagaaacagGAAAAATATGAATTAATGGTAGAGAGACTTTTCATTGACTATATTACCGAGTCATATAAAAGTTTTCTTAGATTAGAAGATGACTACGAGCCTTACCTGCATGATCTTGAATTGAGTTTCCAGAGGTTCGTCCATATCATCGAAACGGATATAGCCCAGCTGACATCTACCACCGAACATTTATCTGTTGAATGCGAGTCCATAGTTGCCAAGAACTATGAGCtgaaaaatattaaagAGAAAAACACAGGATTGGAACAGGAGTATAAAAGACTAAGTCATGGCGTTCAGATTACCCAGGCGAAAAGTAAGGAATGGCCggataaattgaaggaaattgaagacGAAATcgataagaagaaaagagatatACGGCAAGTTAGTTTACAGATAGACGAACTGActtctgttttgaaaagaaagaatataagTGGAGAAGAGATTGAACACAAGAATAAGGAAAGTGATAGCATATCCAAGAGTTTAGACACTGTTTCATCTAGATTGGACCAATTCACAGGGTTAGTGAGACAACAAAGGTTGGAAACTGAATCTGTTTACAAAAATCTACAAGACACGTTAAAGCAGTATAAATCCGCTACGGAAGGGCTAGTAATTGCAAGGAAAAATCTCGGCGATCATATTGAtgaatcatcaattgaacTTGTGTTACCATCAGATCTTATGAGCGAAGAAATGATAGGACTTACTGTCGAAGAGCTCATAGGAGATAAGAAATCTTTCACCGATCcaatcaaaaagaatttgaataagaTAGCTGAAGACATAAAAATGCGAATAACAAACATACAAACGGAAAACTCGAAATTACAGATTAAACTGGAGGACTTGAGGAATGAAATTACGACAAAAAACGAAGATCTGGACCAACTAGAGCAACAGTTATCATCCATAAAATCCGAATACGAAGAATACAGACAAGAATCCCAGAGTCAGTTACTTTCTCagaatatcaaaattgaaaagttagagagaaagattcaaaatgCACGCGTCGAATCCCAACAAAAGATATCCAGCATAGAGAGAGAGGCTGAGGAAACGAGAttgaaattggaagaactgAAACTTCTACAGAATAGAGAAAGATTAGAACTTCATAACAAAGTGATACAACTTATCGAATATGTCtcaaatttcaagattaaTACCCAAagttcaattgaagaattacaaaatGCAACACAAAAAGAACTCCAGCGTCTGCAAACTGAAGTGTAA
- the SSL2 gene encoding TFIIH/NER complex ATPase/helicase subunit SSL2 (highly similar to uniprot|Q00578 Saccharomyces cerevisiae YIL143C SSL2), with protein MEDEVVKRSYHTRSRGGKEKLVQDTVFSDDSLVTDDEEYGDIAPDIDDDVLDEEEEAELKESLMQANAPAPQVNPLLSRKSKKSSSSSRSAAAATAGSGMNHNLAAKDDILHAHLDDIPPDFEPDVVSGMFKTNDFSYLKLKPDHASRPLWISPNDGRVILESFSPLAEQAQDFLVTIAEPVSRPSHIHEYRITAYSLYAAVSVGLETEDIIAVLDRLSKVPVAPSIINFIKSATVSYGKVKLVIKHNRYFVETSQADILQMLLNDQIIGNLRIDTDAAVDAAVKKTMANKMVDAEGVDPNDVEAVFSAVVGANKELEEEDDDIDAVHAFEIDNASVEIVKKRCQELDYPVLEEYDFRNDRRNPDLDIDLKPSTQIRPYQEKSLSKMFGNGRARSGIIVLPCGAGKTLVGITAACTIKKSVIVLCTSSVSVMQWRQQFLQWCTLQPENVAVFTSDNKEMFQTESGLVVSTYSMVANTRNRSYDSQKVMDFLTGREWGFIILDEVHVVPAAMFRRVVSTIAAHAKLGLTATLVREDDKISDLNFLIGPKLYEANWMELSQKGHIANVQCAEVWCPMTAEFYQEYLRENARKRMLLYIMNPTKFQACQFLIQYHEKRGDKIIVFSDNVYALQEYALKLGKPFIYGSTPQQERMNILQNFQYNDQINTIFLSKVGDTSIDLPEATCLIQISSHYGSRRQEAQRLGRILRAKRRNDEGFNAFFYSLVSKDTQEMYYSTKRQAFLVDQGYAFKVITHLHGMENLPNLAYSSARERRELLQEVLLKNEEAAGIEAGEDNDSYIWKNGGNKRPRNKSKAVKSEGSLAGLAGGEDMAYLEYSSNKNKDLRDHHPLIRKMYYRSANK; from the coding sequence ATGGAAGATGAGGTAGTGAAGCGTTCATATCACACAAGAAGTAGAGGTGGAAAGGAGAAATTAGTGCAGGACACGGTTTTTTCAGATGACTCTTTGGTTACagacgatgaagaataCGGGGATATTGCCCCAGATATCGACGATGATGTcttagatgaagaagaggaagctGAGTTAAAGGAATCTCTAATGCAGGCGAACGCTCCTGCTCCTCAAGTGAATCCTCTTTTGAGTCGgaaatcgaagaaaagttcttcttcttctagatctgctgctgctgcaacTGCTGGTAGTGGAATGAACCATAATCTAGCAGCAAAGGATGATATCCTTCATGCACATTTGGACGATATTCCCCCTGATTTTGAGCCTGACGTTGTTTCAGGAATGTTCAAGACTAACGATTTCAGCTACTTAAAATTGAAGCCGGATCATGCCTCGCGGCCTTTATGGATATCGCCTAACGATGGACGTGTGATCTTAGAATCATTCTCTCCATTGGCAGAACAAGCACAGGATTTTCTTGTGACGATCGCAGAACCCGTTTCTAGACCATCTCATATTCATGAGTACAGAATTACGGCTTACTCTTTGTATGCTGCGGTTTCGGTTGGTTTGGAAACTGAAGATATCATAGCAGTATTGGACAGATTGTCCAAGGTTCCTGTTGCACCTTCGATTATCAACTTCATTAAGAGTGCAACTGTATCATACGGTAAGGTGAAATTGGTCATTAAGCATAATAGATATTTCGTGGAAACTTCTCAAGCTGATATCTTGCAAATGTTGTTAAACGATCAAATCATTGGTAATCTAAGAATCGATACCGATGCTGCAGTGGATGCTGCGGTTAAGAAAACCATGGCGAATAAGATGGTAGATGCAGAGGGAGTGGATCCTAACGATGTGGAAGCTGTCTTTTCAGCTGTCGTGGGGGCCAATAAggaacttgaagaagaagacgatgatATAGATGCGGTTCATGCTTTCGAAATTGACAATGCATCTGTCGAAATTGTGAAGAAAAGATGTCAAGAACTTGACTATCCGGTGTTGGAAGAATATGATTTCAGGAACGATCGAAGAAATCCAGATTTAGATATCGATTTGAAACCATCAACTCAAATCAGACCATATCAGGAAAAATCCTTGAGCAAAATGTTCGGTAACGGTCGTGCAAGAAGTGGTATTATTGTGTTACCATGCGGTGCTGGTAAGACTTTGGTCGGTATCACAGCGGCATGTACTATCAAAAAGTCTGTGATCGTGCTTTGTACTTCGTCAGTGTCAGTCATGCAATGGAGACAACAATTCCTTCAGTGGTGTACGCTCCAGCCTGAAAATGTTGCCGTCTTCACATCAGATAACAAAGAAATGTTCCAAACTGAATCTGGTCTGGTGGTCTCGACTTATTCCATGGTTGCTAACACTAGAAATAGATCGTACGATTCTCAAAAGGTTATGGATTTCTTAACGGGTAGAGAATGGGGTTTCATTATTTTGGATGAAGTACATGTCGTACCTGCAGCCATGTTTAGACGTGTTGTGTCCACTATTGCCGCACATGCAAAATTAGGTTTAACTGCAACTTTGGTGCGTGAAGATGACAAGATTAGtgatttgaatttcttgattGGTCCAAAACTTTACGAAGCTAATTGGATGGAACTTTCACAGAAAGGTCACATTGCTAATGTGCAGTGTGCGGAAGTTTGGTGTCCAATGACTGCAGAGTTTTACCAAGAATATCTAAGAGAGAATGCGAGAAAAAGAATGCTACTATATATTATGAATCCAACCAAGTTCCAGGCGTGTcaatttttgattcaatatcATGAAAAGAGAGGTGATAAAATTATCGTCTTTTCAGATAACGTCTACGCTCTTCAAGAATATGCTTTGAAGCTAGGTAAGCCTTTCATTTACGGTTCCACGCCACAACAAGAGCGTATGAATATTTTGCagaattttcaatataatGACCAAATCAATACCATTTTCTTATCAAAGGTTGGAGATACTTCGATTGATTTGCCAGAGGCGACTTGtttgatccaaatttcGTCTCATTACGGGTCTAGACGTCAAGAAGCACAAAGATTGGGTAGAATTTTAAGAGCTAAGAGACGTAACGATGAAGGGTTCAACGCCTTCTTCTATTCTCTAGTTTCTAAAGATACTCAAGAAATGTACTACTCCACAAAGAGACAGGCATTTTTAGTTGATCAAGGTTATGCTTTCAAGGTTATCACCCATCTACATGGTATGGAAAACTTGCCTAATCTAGCATATTCTTCTGCTAGAGAACGTAGAGAACTTTTGCAAGAAGTTCTTCTCAAAAACGAAGAAGCTGCAGGCATTGAAGCAGGTGAGGATAACGATAGCTacatttggaagaatggTGGGAACAAGAGACCAAGGAACAAATCTAAGGCTGTTAAGAGCGAAGGATCTTTGGCTGGTTTGGCTGGTGGTGAGGATATGGCATACCTAGAATACAGTTCCAATAAGAATAAAGACTTAAGAGATCATCATCCATTGATCCGTAAAATGTACTATAGAAGTGCAAATAAATGA